A genomic segment from Paenibacillus sp. encodes:
- a CDS encoding DUF47 domain-containing protein, with product MVLFKKKGDTDFLNMLILSAENALKGAVVFRNAMAGDKPPANYVPELKDLEHRGDDITHQIYTGLNQVFVTPLDREDIITLATTIDDVMDGIEATIARFDYLNITFTDQVMKDFADVLVSSCDHMVTAFKLLSQKKYLQIREHTVQINRLENEADRLMREGIRAIFTNPKDPYHDFRLKEVYERLETTTDSCEDVADILDSVLLRYA from the coding sequence TTGGTACTGTTCAAGAAAAAAGGGGACACGGATTTTCTCAACATGCTGATCTTAAGCGCGGAGAATGCGCTCAAAGGAGCGGTAGTTTTCCGAAACGCGATGGCGGGGGACAAGCCCCCGGCCAATTATGTACCGGAATTAAAGGACCTGGAACATCGAGGGGACGATATTACCCATCAAATATATACGGGTCTGAACCAGGTGTTCGTCACGCCGCTCGACCGAGAAGACATTATCACGCTCGCGACGACGATCGACGACGTCATGGACGGGATCGAGGCGACGATCGCGCGGTTCGATTATTTGAACATTACCTTCACGGATCAAGTGATGAAGGATTTCGCCGACGTGCTCGTGTCGTCCTGCGATCATATGGTGACCGCGTTCAAGCTGCTCTCGCAGAAGAAGTATTTGCAAATTCGGGAGCATACGGTGCAGATCAACCGTCTGGAAAACGAAGCCGACCGGCTGATGCGGGAAGGCATCCGCGCGATCTTCACGAACCCGAAGGACCCGTACCACGATTTCCGGCTGAAAGAAGTTTACGAAAGACTGGAGACGACGACAGATTCCTGCGAAGACGTAGCCGATATTCTGGACAGCGTTCTCCTGCGTTACGCGTAA
- a CDS encoding malate:quinone oxidoreductase, giving the protein MACQGPERACSHLFCKSNDIRTVNMSNRQTKTDVILIGAGIMSATLGSLLKELVPDWEITVFERRANAGEESSNEWNNAGTGHASLCELNYTAEKKDGSIDISKAIKVNEEYQVSKQFWSYLVDSNLIRNPRDFITPVPHMSFVQGEEDVSFLKKRFEAMSANPLFQGMEFSDDPEKLTEWIPLMMKDRPVQKPIAATRIESGTDVNFGALTRMLFSHLKTKNVDIQYNRHVDDIQRTRDGRWELKVRNVGNGAVERHTAKFVFIGGGGGSLHLLQKSGIPEGKGIGGFPVSGLFMVCRRPDVVAQHRAKVYGKAPVGAPPMSVPHLDTRYIDNQESLFFGPFAGFSPKFLKFGSMLDLITSVKPHNLVTMLAAGVKNVPLTKYLIKQVMLSKEERMEALREFVPHAESDDWDLVVAGQRVQIIKDTPAGRGTLQFGTEVISAADGSIAALLGASPGASTAVSVMLEVIQKCFPQHLKAWEPKIKEMIPSYGVKLLDNPELIREIHASTSRTLGLSEAEQPKLARRTVS; this is encoded by the coding sequence TTGGCTTGCCAAGGGCCTGAACGGGCATGCTCGCATCTTTTCTGCAAATCGAACGATATAAGGACGGTTAACATGAGCAACAGACAAACGAAAACAGACGTTATCTTAATCGGTGCCGGGATCATGAGCGCCACCTTAGGGTCGCTGCTGAAGGAATTAGTACCGGACTGGGAAATTACTGTATTCGAGCGACGCGCCAACGCGGGAGAGGAAAGCTCCAACGAATGGAACAACGCGGGTACGGGGCATGCTTCTTTGTGCGAGCTGAACTACACGGCCGAGAAAAAAGACGGAAGCATAGATATCAGCAAGGCGATTAAAGTCAATGAAGAATATCAGGTTTCGAAGCAGTTCTGGTCGTACCTCGTGGACAGCAACTTGATTCGGAACCCGCGGGACTTCATTACGCCTGTGCCGCATATGAGCTTCGTCCAAGGGGAAGAGGACGTATCGTTCTTGAAGAAGCGTTTCGAGGCGATGTCCGCCAACCCGCTGTTCCAAGGCATGGAATTTTCCGACGACCCGGAGAAGCTGACGGAATGGATTCCGCTGATGATGAAGGATCGGCCGGTCCAGAAGCCGATCGCGGCGACACGGATCGAGTCCGGCACAGACGTCAATTTCGGCGCGCTGACGCGGATGTTGTTCTCCCACTTGAAGACCAAAAACGTCGACATTCAATACAACCGCCATGTCGACGATATTCAACGCACCCGCGACGGCCGGTGGGAGCTGAAGGTGCGCAACGTCGGCAACGGCGCCGTCGAGCGGCATACGGCGAAGTTCGTGTTCATCGGCGGCGGCGGCGGCAGCCTGCATTTGCTGCAAAAGTCCGGCATTCCGGAAGGCAAAGGCATCGGGGGCTTCCCGGTCAGCGGCTTGTTCATGGTATGCCGCAGACCGGACGTCGTCGCGCAGCATCGCGCAAAAGTGTACGGCAAAGCGCCGGTCGGCGCGCCGCCGATGTCCGTTCCGCATCTGGACACCCGGTATATCGACAATCAAGAGTCGTTGTTCTTCGGACCGTTCGCCGGCTTCTCGCCGAAGTTTTTGAAATTCGGTTCGATGCTCGACTTGATCACTTCCGTCAAACCGCACAACCTTGTGACGATGTTGGCGGCCGGCGTGAAGAACGTTCCGCTGACGAAATATTTGATCAAGCAAGTGATGCTGTCGAAGGAAGAGCGCATGGAAGCGCTGCGCGAATTCGTCCCGCACGCCGAAAGCGACGATTGGGATTTGGTCGTCGCCGGCCAGCGCGTGCAGATTATTAAAGATACGCCGGCAGGCAGAGGCACGCTTCAGTTCGGCACGGAAGTCATCAGCGCGGCCGACGGCTCGATCGCGGCGCTGCTCGGCGCGTCTCCGGGCGCATCGACGGCCGTATCCGTCATGCTCGAGGTCATTCAGAAATGCTTCCCGCAGCACTTGAAGGCGTGGGAACCGAAAATCAAAGAAATGATCCCTTCGTACGGCGTCAAGCTGCTGGACAATCCGGAGCTGATCCGCGAAATTCACGCTTCGACGTCGCGGACGCTCGGTTTGAGCGAAGCCGAGCAGCCGAAGCTTGCGCGTCGAACCGTCTCTTAA
- a CDS encoding alpha/beta hydrolase: MGYLVGVEPGVHLYVEDVNPRGTRTIVFLHGWPLSHKQFEYQFAVLPALGFRCIGIDWRGFGQSDKPYDGYRYDRLADDLRVVVGTLGLTRFTLAGHSTGGGIALRYMARHDGYGVDRLVLISAAAPTGFTPETAERLLAEAGADRPKMMRGVTEQFFFQFVSEPFADWFFHLGLQAASWSTAAVIGMLRDETLDADLNRVAVPTLIAHGVHDRVIPFAQAEAVHRRIASSRLVPFPYSGHGPFWEERESFNSQLVRFIDT; the protein is encoded by the coding sequence GTGGGGTATTTGGTAGGCGTCGAGCCGGGCGTGCATTTGTACGTGGAGGATGTCAATCCGAGAGGAACGCGAACGATCGTGTTTCTCCATGGATGGCCGTTAAGCCATAAGCAGTTCGAATACCAATTCGCCGTATTGCCCGCGCTGGGCTTCCGCTGCATCGGCATCGATTGGAGAGGGTTCGGCCAGTCGGATAAACCGTACGACGGGTACCGATACGACCGTTTGGCCGACGATCTTCGGGTCGTCGTCGGGACGCTGGGGCTCACCCGGTTTACGCTGGCCGGTCATTCGACGGGCGGGGGGATCGCGCTTCGCTACATGGCCCGGCACGACGGGTACGGCGTTGACCGGCTCGTACTTATTTCCGCGGCGGCGCCTACAGGGTTTACCCCGGAAACCGCCGAACGGCTGCTGGCGGAAGCCGGCGCCGATCGTCCGAAGATGATGCGAGGCGTGACGGAACAATTTTTCTTCCAGTTCGTCTCCGAACCGTTCGCGGACTGGTTTTTCCACTTGGGGTTACAAGCCGCGAGCTGGTCGACGGCGGCGGTGATCGGGATGCTGCGGGACGAAACGTTGGACGCCGATCTGAACCGGGTGGCGGTGCCGACGCTGATCGCCCACGGGGTTCACGACCGGGTCATTCCGTTCGCGCAGGCCGAAGCCGTGCATCGCCGCATCGCGTCATCCCGACTCGTCCCGTTCCCCTACAGCGGACATGGCCCTTTCTGGGAAGAGCGCGAATCATTCAACAGCCAGCTGGTCCGATTCATCGATACGTGA
- a CDS encoding stalk domain-containing protein: MRKRILLIALVFSVWMGSAGFASDASAGTVTRVWLYVNKPQAFVNGKSMMLSSPANVYNGKMYVPVKFLGDTFGFPVNYLAATNTIELTAGKTNVSIDLTTRKTVVDGRPGTLQPTFEISKDGRLMAQLTWIMDRIGAAYAYDPVLNRVEVTYTQWNPELPTSQNSKPVAKFTFGKPSYKMGEKVEYIDLSYDAEGDGIQWVTWKGNREAFYTPGKHQVSLQVTDSKGNVSDVYTRTITIENATLYSPLEFQMRYAKLQSFVSLASADVKRFTEASRMPFAASQDRSRKLLVSDSPENIVEYGSLFRDTVNGKARLYANHINAMNADVQFAIVATNNGREPVTIKTTRQGEVYPSTFINLIGYQASVDFLDGDVKKPDLTVNPGESKAYVYLPKLAKGQGINLIYDVETSGNVTFTFAAMIPNDPMEAAISYRDLPYSGHVRGTFPASGIRMEADASSVTKATGPRKITIGDNVNDPFVMGFDPIRGQTVDNYGNYGVLYNLRVKQPGKAAIVMVARGGIFKGALKIDGKMILAPASGVITALDGVYMLHRTEGSEPYIDIEITPPAGSYFPIDLVWYPLE, from the coding sequence ATGAGAAAACGGATTTTGCTTATTGCACTTGTTTTTTCGGTATGGATGGGCTCTGCGGGCTTCGCTTCGGACGCTTCGGCCGGGACGGTCACGCGCGTCTGGTTGTACGTCAACAAGCCGCAAGCTTTCGTTAATGGAAAGTCCATGATGCTGTCTTCGCCGGCCAACGTGTATAACGGGAAAATGTATGTACCGGTGAAATTTTTGGGAGACACGTTCGGTTTTCCGGTGAACTATTTAGCGGCGACGAATACGATCGAGTTGACGGCGGGGAAGACGAACGTATCGATCGATCTAACGACGCGCAAGACGGTCGTCGACGGCCGGCCGGGGACGTTACAGCCTACGTTCGAGATCAGCAAAGACGGCCGATTGATGGCGCAGCTAACGTGGATCATGGATCGCATCGGGGCGGCTTACGCGTACGATCCGGTTCTGAATCGCGTGGAAGTGACGTATACGCAGTGGAACCCGGAGCTGCCGACAAGTCAAAACTCGAAGCCCGTCGCCAAATTTACGTTCGGCAAGCCGAGCTACAAGATGGGGGAAAAGGTCGAATACATCGATCTCAGCTACGACGCGGAAGGCGACGGCATTCAGTGGGTAACGTGGAAAGGGAATCGGGAAGCGTTCTATACGCCGGGGAAGCATCAAGTCTCCCTGCAGGTCACCGATAGCAAAGGGAATGTCAGCGACGTTTACACTCGGACGATCACGATCGAGAACGCAACGCTGTATTCCCCGTTGGAATTCCAAATGCGCTATGCCAAGTTGCAATCATTCGTCTCCCTGGCGTCCGCCGATGTTAAGCGATTTACGGAAGCGTCAAGAATGCCGTTCGCGGCAAGCCAAGATAGATCGCGAAAGCTGCTTGTGAGCGACAGTCCCGAAAATATCGTGGAGTACGGCTCGCTGTTTCGGGATACCGTCAACGGGAAAGCCCGTTTGTACGCGAATCACATCAACGCGATGAACGCCGACGTCCAATTCGCCATCGTCGCGACGAACAACGGCCGCGAACCGGTGACGATCAAGACGACGCGGCAGGGCGAAGTGTATCCGTCCACATTCATTAACTTGATCGGCTACCAGGCGTCGGTAGACTTCCTAGACGGCGACGTGAAGAAGCCCGATTTGACCGTGAACCCGGGGGAGTCGAAAGCTTACGTCTATCTTCCGAAGCTGGCGAAGGGGCAGGGCATCAACTTGATTTACGATGTCGAGACGAGCGGCAACGTGACATTCACGTTCGCGGCCATGATCCCGAACGACCCGATGGAGGCGGCGATTTCCTATCGCGACCTTCCTTACTCCGGCCACGTGCGCGGGACGTTCCCGGCGAGCGGCATTCGGATGGAGGCCGATGCCTCGTCCGTCACGAAGGCGACCGGACCGCGAAAGATCACGATCGGCGACAATGTGAACGACCCGTTCGTCATGGGGTTCGACCCGATCCGCGGGCAGACGGTCGACAATTACGGCAACTACGGCGTGCTTTACAACCTTCGGGTCAAGCAGCCGGGGAAAGCGGCGATCGTCATGGTCGCAAGAGGCGGCATTTTCAAAGGGGCGCTGAAGATCGACGGAAAAATGATTCTCGCGCCCGCGTCGGGCGTCATTACCGCTCTCGACGGCGTGTATATGCTGCATCGCACCGAAGGCAGCGAGCCGTACATCGACATCGAAATTACGCCGCCGGCTGGTTCGTATTTCCCGATCGATCTCGTATGGTATCCGTTGGAATAG
- a CDS encoding RICIN domain-containing protein gives MRPYLVFCRASDRSLHQEWLNRAEERNFDLYIEYYGDQEGRYSEDADYYSQAKGENKFRRFAELYRSRPELFSRYEAVWLCDDDISADQGTINRMFRMFREHQLWLAQPAITEDSYHSHWITIRNRNYSLRYTNFVEVMAPIFSQYALQQLMHTFEITTFAWIDFVWGKLLGYPADKMAVIDETVVKHTRPVGGGDLYLNKRGSALEELLQICDRFGVDFHRFQMIVYGGKTRAKGIAAISMMKNEADIIESFVRFNLQVVDHMIILDNDSIDGTYEILERLQAEGLPLTVKRNRGNDPAYSQPQHMTKLLWEAARDESFDLIVPLDGDEFLITAESGNPRTELERLPLDRITKVKWRTYVPCRGDNPDELFIPKRMEHARLDEYETFYKVIIPSRLVFSKELMLNLGNHSVTANGDAAHEEAAGLRLAHFPIRSLEQLKSKVIVGWITHVSRPDKRHDENWHWKKMYEQLLSGEIDSVEHLQQLALQYSTYYAWDDEEPKFLKRPFHSSVTRLGLRYTEKETNRALRNVARVAETLAAVYAESAGQRSSAFVPKPHARYEIANVRSGKVLDAAEASTADGAPIIQLGSHGHANQQWRFEAVESGFYRIVNCHSGKALCPPNRSTEEGERIVQWTPFEHESQHWSIKDTGADSFVLVNRFSGKALDVFAESEEDNAPVIQWHEHGRSNQRWKIIEK, from the coding sequence TTGAGACCGTACCTCGTTTTTTGCCGCGCAAGCGACCGATCTCTGCATCAAGAGTGGCTGAACCGTGCCGAAGAACGGAATTTCGATCTCTATATCGAATATTACGGCGATCAAGAAGGGCGCTATTCGGAGGACGCCGACTATTATTCGCAGGCGAAGGGCGAGAACAAATTCAGGCGGTTCGCCGAGCTGTATCGCAGCCGGCCGGAGCTGTTCTCCCGTTACGAAGCGGTATGGTTATGCGACGACGACATCAGCGCCGACCAAGGTACGATCAATCGCATGTTCCGAATGTTTCGCGAGCATCAATTATGGCTGGCGCAGCCGGCCATCACGGAAGATTCGTACCACTCGCACTGGATCACCATTAGAAATCGGAATTATTCGCTGCGCTATACGAATTTCGTCGAAGTCATGGCTCCGATTTTCTCCCAATATGCGCTGCAGCAATTAATGCACACCTTCGAGATCACGACCTTCGCGTGGATCGATTTCGTCTGGGGCAAGCTCCTCGGCTACCCCGCCGATAAGATGGCCGTTATCGATGAGACCGTCGTGAAGCACACGAGACCCGTTGGCGGCGGAGACTTGTATCTCAATAAAAGGGGCAGCGCGCTCGAAGAACTGCTGCAAATATGCGATCGTTTCGGCGTGGATTTTCATCGTTTTCAAATGATTGTTTATGGAGGGAAGACCCGAGCGAAAGGGATCGCCGCCATATCCATGATGAAGAACGAAGCCGATATTATCGAGTCGTTCGTCCGCTTTAACTTGCAAGTCGTCGACCACATGATCATTTTGGATAACGACAGTATAGACGGGACGTACGAGATTCTCGAACGGCTGCAAGCGGAAGGGCTCCCGTTGACCGTGAAGCGAAATCGCGGCAACGATCCGGCCTACTCGCAGCCTCAACACATGACGAAGCTGCTCTGGGAGGCGGCCCGCGACGAGAGTTTCGACCTCATCGTGCCTCTTGACGGTGACGAGTTTTTGATTACGGCGGAAAGCGGCAATCCGCGTACGGAGCTGGAGCGGCTTCCGCTCGATCGAATCACGAAGGTGAAGTGGCGCACGTACGTCCCTTGCCGCGGCGACAATCCGGATGAATTGTTCATTCCGAAGCGGATGGAACATGCGCGCTTGGATGAATACGAAACCTTTTATAAAGTCATTATCCCCAGTCGTTTGGTTTTCTCGAAGGAACTCATGCTGAACTTAGGCAATCATAGCGTGACCGCAAACGGCGACGCAGCGCACGAAGAAGCTGCCGGCTTACGGCTTGCGCATTTTCCGATCCGTTCGTTGGAACAATTGAAATCCAAAGTGATCGTCGGATGGATTACCCACGTCAGCCGCCCCGACAAAAGGCACGATGAAAACTGGCATTGGAAGAAGATGTATGAGCAGCTCTTAAGCGGGGAAATCGACAGCGTCGAGCATCTGCAGCAGTTAGCGTTACAATATTCCACGTACTATGCGTGGGACGATGAAGAACCGAAGTTCCTAAAAAGGCCATTCCATTCAAGCGTTACCCGGTTGGGCTTGCGTTACACCGAAAAAGAAACGAATCGCGCCCTCCGCAACGTAGCTCGCGTCGCCGAAACATTAGCGGCGGTTTACGCGGAGTCGGCCGGCCAGCGCTCTTCCGCTTTCGTGCCGAAGCCGCATGCTCGTTATGAAATCGCGAACGTTCGCAGCGGAAAGGTGCTTGATGCGGCGGAAGCGTCGACCGCCGACGGAGCGCCGATCATCCAACTGGGCAGTCACGGCCATGCGAATCAACAATGGCGGTTCGAAGCGGTCGAATCCGGGTTTTACAGAATCGTGAATTGCCATAGCGGAAAAGCGCTGTGCCCCCCGAATCGATCGACGGAAGAGGGCGAGCGGATCGTTCAATGGACGCCGTTCGAACACGAGAGCCAGCACTGGAGCATCAAGGATACCGGAGCGGACTCTTTCGTTCTGGTCAACCGTTTCAGCGGGAAGGCGCTTGACGTATTTGCCGAGAGCGAGGAAGACAACGCTCCGGTCATTCAATGGCACGAGCACGGGCGGAGCAATCAACGGTGGAAAATAATCGAGAAGTAA